One window of Robiginitalea biformata HTCC2501 genomic DNA carries:
- a CDS encoding MFS transporter, producing the protein METAKAPWYYLLLLILAGESVFILPFVLSRVFRPTVLEAFDLTNTELGLCFSVYGLVALIAYLLGGPLADRYAPRRLIAIALWTTALGGLVYATFPGFTVLRILYGYWGFTTIFLFWAPMIKATRVWGGTGSQGKAFGFLDGGRGLVGALFGTLGVLVFSLFLVSEALDATFEERQEAFKYVILFSSALVALVGGLVWRFMKTSDGDEKSIRVERITWSQIGQVLRLRSVWLLMLIILCGYVGYKITDVFSLFAQDVMRYDQLESAQVGTFLLFIRPVIGVLIGIVADRTQTTLMLFLSFVIAAGGSLLFATGLVTHSATVLFFVSTFIVAAGVYATRAIYFAVMERGRIPLLLTGTAVGMVSLVGYTPDIFAGPAMGYLLDASPGPPGHRHVFWMLGAFSIMGAAAAWAYHRRYSRSA; encoded by the coding sequence ATGGAGACCGCAAAAGCCCCCTGGTACTACCTGTTATTGCTCATCCTCGCCGGGGAATCGGTGTTTATCCTGCCTTTTGTCCTGTCGCGGGTTTTCCGGCCTACCGTCCTGGAGGCATTTGACCTGACCAATACGGAATTGGGACTTTGCTTTTCGGTGTACGGGTTGGTGGCACTCATCGCCTACCTGCTGGGGGGGCCGCTGGCCGACCGCTACGCGCCGCGGCGGCTGATCGCCATCGCCCTGTGGACTACCGCCCTGGGCGGCCTGGTCTACGCCACCTTTCCCGGATTTACCGTGCTGCGGATCCTCTACGGGTATTGGGGATTCACCACCATATTCCTGTTTTGGGCCCCGATGATCAAAGCTACCCGGGTTTGGGGCGGCACGGGGTCCCAGGGAAAGGCCTTTGGATTCCTGGACGGCGGCCGCGGGCTGGTGGGCGCGCTTTTCGGCACCCTGGGCGTGCTGGTATTTTCCCTCTTCCTGGTCTCGGAAGCCCTGGACGCCACCTTTGAGGAGCGTCAGGAAGCTTTCAAATACGTCATTTTGTTTTCATCGGCCCTGGTCGCACTCGTCGGGGGGCTGGTCTGGCGCTTTATGAAAACCAGCGATGGGGACGAAAAGTCCATCCGGGTGGAACGGATCACCTGGTCGCAAATCGGCCAGGTGCTCCGCCTGCGGTCTGTCTGGCTGCTCATGCTGATCATCCTGTGCGGCTATGTGGGCTATAAGATTACCGATGTCTTCTCCCTCTTTGCCCAGGACGTGATGCGCTACGACCAGCTGGAATCCGCACAGGTGGGGACCTTCCTGTTGTTTATCCGCCCGGTGATCGGCGTATTGATCGGCATTGTGGCCGACCGGACCCAGACAACGCTGATGCTCTTTTTGAGCTTCGTCATCGCTGCCGGGGGCTCCCTCCTCTTCGCCACCGGGCTGGTTACCCATTCCGCCACTGTTTTGTTCTTTGTTTCCACATTCATTGTGGCAGCGGGCGTATACGCAACACGCGCCATTTACTTTGCGGTGATGGAACGGGGCCGCATCCCGTTATTGCTTACGGGAACCGCTGTGGGTATGGTGTCCCTTGTCGGATATACCCCGGATATTTTTGCCGGCCCCGCCATGGGATACCTCCTGGACGCATCTCCCGGACCCCCGGGCCACCGGCACGTCTTCTGGATGCTCGGGGCTTTTTCGATCATGGGGGCCGCCGCCGCCTGGGCCTATCACCGGCGGTATAGTCGCAGCGCCTAG
- a CDS encoding DUF7218 family protein, whose amino-acid sequence MPNSSIKNEDQYEALREKGYSKEKAARIANTPDAGEKGGAADKYEARTREELYEQAREIGIAGRSKMNKKELIDALRNH is encoded by the coding sequence ATGCCGAATTCAAGCATCAAGAACGAAGATCAGTACGAAGCGCTTCGGGAGAAGGGCTACAGCAAGGAAAAAGCCGCGCGGATCGCCAATACACCCGATGCCGGGGAAAAAGGAGGCGCTGCCGACAAATACGAGGCCCGGACACGGGAGGAGCTCTATGAGCAGGCCCGGGAAATCGGGATTGCAGGCCGATCCAAAATGAACAAGAAGGAATTGATCGATGCCCTCCGGAACCACTAG